One stretch of Balneola sp. MJW-20 DNA includes these proteins:
- a CDS encoding class II fumarate hydratase, producing the protein MSDYRIEKDSMGEVKVPQNALYGAQTQRAHDNFPISGIRFSRSFIEALGYVKKSAAIANAKLGLLDENISEAIQAAAQEVIDGKHDKEFVIDIFQTGSGTSTNMNANEVIAHRANQLSELSDTKIHPNDHINFGQSSNDVIPTTIRVAAVRAVNNELIPSLKHLQNAFISKGKEFSDVVKTGRTHLMDAMPVTIEQEFSGYARQIELGIKRLESALERMSELPQGGTAVGTGINTHANFGNKFASTMSELTGENFKEAENHFEAQATVDAPVELSGQLKTIAVSLMKIGNDLRWMNSGPNSGIGEVQLAALQPGSSIMPGKVNPVIEESLTMVCAQVIGNDSAVTIGGQAGNFELNVMLPVVAHNLLQSIDILGNAARNLADRSVSKLQVNRERIADMVGRNPILVTALNPIIGYDLAAKIAKKAFAEGRPLFDVAKEMTDLSDEELNNALDPIKMTKGGFTD; encoded by the coding sequence ATGAGCGACTATCGTATTGAGAAAGACTCCATGGGAGAGGTTAAAGTTCCTCAGAATGCCCTGTACGGAGCACAGACACAAAGAGCACATGATAATTTCCCGATAAGCGGGATCCGGTTCAGCCGGTCATTCATTGAAGCACTTGGGTATGTGAAAAAGTCGGCGGCCATTGCGAATGCAAAGCTGGGTCTGCTTGATGAGAACATCTCAGAAGCTATACAGGCAGCAGCACAGGAAGTTATCGACGGAAAACACGATAAAGAATTTGTGATCGACATCTTTCAGACGGGATCCGGTACTTCCACTAATATGAATGCCAATGAAGTGATCGCTCACCGGGCCAATCAGTTATCTGAACTCTCAGATACTAAGATTCATCCGAATGATCATATTAATTTTGGTCAGAGCTCAAATGATGTGATCCCTACCACGATCAGGGTGGCAGCAGTCAGAGCTGTAAACAATGAGCTCATACCTTCACTAAAGCACCTTCAAAATGCCTTCATCAGCAAGGGAAAAGAGTTCTCTGATGTCGTAAAGACCGGCCGTACACATCTGATGGATGCGATGCCGGTAACTATAGAGCAGGAATTCAGTGGTTATGCCCGCCAGATAGAACTCGGGATCAAAAGGTTGGAATCTGCACTGGAAAGAATGTCTGAACTACCGCAGGGCGGTACGGCTGTAGGCACAGGTATCAATACCCATGCAAACTTCGGTAATAAGTTTGCTTCAACGATGTCTGAACTAACCGGAGAGAATTTTAAAGAGGCAGAGAATCATTTTGAAGCACAGGCAACTGTAGATGCACCGGTCGAACTGAGCGGTCAGCTTAAAACGATAGCGGTATCGCTGATGAAGATCGGTAATGACCTTAGATGGATGAATTCAGGCCCGAATAGTGGTATCGGAGAAGTTCAGCTTGCAGCACTTCAGCCAGGTTCCTCGATTATGCCCGGAAAAGTAAATCCGGTGATCGAAGAGTCACTCACTATGGTATGTGCCCAGGTGATAGGGAATGATTCAGCCGTTACGATCGGGGGCCAGGCCGGTAATTTTGAATTGAATGTTATGCTTCCGGTTGTAGCTCATAACCTTTTGCAGTCTATTGATATTCTCGGAAATGCAGCCAGGAATCTGGCAGACAGATCTGTTTCTAAGCTGCAAGTTAACCGCGAAAGGATCGCAGATATGGTTGGTAGAAATCCAATCCTGGTTACGGCCCTCAATCCGATCATCGGTTATGATCTTGCTGCCAAGATCGCAAAAAAAGCTTTTGCAGAAGGACGGCCTTTATTTGATGTAGCGAAGGAGATGACAGATCTTTCAGATGAAGAGCTGAACAATGCACTCGATCCGATCAAAATGACCAAAGGTGGTTTTACAGATTAA
- a CDS encoding aminotransferase class I/II-fold pyridoxal phosphate-dependent enzyme encodes MANNKSSATSNDIFEKAFNFTKADEVKELGLYPYFKPLEATDGTIVEIEGKEVIMAGSNNYLGLTNDQRTIEAAQAALTKYGTGCTGSRYLNGTLDIHLELEEKLAAFMGKENCVLFSTGYQTNEGSIQTIAGRNDIIFSDKDNHACIVVGTLCSNARTMRYHHNDMEQLRKQLERADEDAGKIIVSDGVFSMSGTIAKVPELVKLAKEFNARLYLDDAHAVGVIGDGGRGSASVFGLTDEVDLISGTFSKSFASLGGFLVGDDKVIEYIRHTSPAHIFSASMPPANVATVLKALEILQEETWRLERLEEIAVYMRTELRNLGFNVWTSESPIIPVVIGDMMDCFKFWKDLFDEGVYANAVVPPAVPQGQSLLRTSYMASHTDDHLNRILDAFRKVGLKHGIIDRNGHSLQD; translated from the coding sequence ATGGCCAATAATAAGTCAAGCGCCACTAGTAACGACATTTTTGAGAAGGCATTTAATTTTACCAAAGCCGATGAGGTAAAGGAGCTGGGGTTATACCCATACTTTAAACCATTAGAGGCTACGGACGGTACGATTGTTGAGATCGAGGGTAAAGAAGTTATCATGGCAGGGTCCAATAACTACCTGGGACTCACAAATGATCAGCGTACCATTGAAGCCGCACAGGCTGCTTTGACTAAATACGGTACCGGTTGTACCGGGTCCCGTTATCTGAATGGTACCCTGGATATCCATCTGGAACTGGAGGAAAAGCTTGCTGCCTTCATGGGTAAAGAGAACTGTGTGCTTTTTAGTACCGGTTATCAGACCAACGAAGGCTCTATTCAAACCATTGCCGGAAGAAACGATATTATCTTCTCTGATAAGGATAATCACGCTTGTATTGTGGTTGGAACACTGTGTTCCAATGCCCGCACCATGAGGTATCATCATAATGATATGGAGCAGCTGAGAAAGCAGCTAGAACGTGCGGATGAAGATGCCGGTAAGATCATTGTTTCTGACGGTGTGTTTTCCATGTCAGGAACCATCGCAAAGGTACCAGAACTGGTTAAGCTGGCTAAAGAATTTAATGCCCGTCTGTATCTGGATGACGCCCACGCGGTAGGTGTGATCGGCGACGGAGGCCGGGGCTCTGCTTCCGTTTTCGGACTGACTGATGAAGTGGATCTGATCAGTGGTACATTTTCCAAATCATTTGCTTCTCTCGGTGGATTTCTGGTAGGTGATGATAAAGTAATCGAATATATAAGACACACTTCTCCGGCCCATATCTTTAGTGCATCCATGCCGCCTGCCAATGTTGCAACGGTACTTAAAGCCCTTGAGATCCTTCAGGAAGAGACCTGGAGACTTGAAAGGCTTGAAGAGATCGCTGTTTACATGAGAACTGAATTAAGAAACCTTGGATTCAACGTCTGGACCTCAGAGAGTCCTATTATTCCGGTTGTGATCGGAGATATGATGGACTGCTTTAAGTTCTGGAAAGATCTGTTTGATGAAGGAGTTTACGCTAATGCCGTTGTACCTCCGGCGGTTCCTCAGGGACAATCACTGCTGAGAACCAGCTATATGGCAAGTCATACCGATGATCATCTGAACAGGATCCTTGACGCCTTCCGCAAAGTAGGCCTGAAGCACGGTATCATTGACAGAAACGGTCACTCACTGCAGGACTAA
- a CDS encoding glycosyltransferase family 4 protein produces the protein MSKELRILYISHLHPPADAPLENMGGMQRVSMQLTDVLKSKPGIDIKTVIQHVSWKGVEWRTALFLIGLYFRLPKIVEKYKPDVILFSSMVTASLAAMLRKKISVPMVTINHGQDVTMPVGLYQKFIPRVFTALNGVISVSEATRQECIKRGMDPDKGVALPNGFDMSDLEESPEKGPARKNIEEQFEIDLTGKTLLLTVGRQVKRKGHSWFIAEVLPRIKSNVIYLVIGDGPEHENLKRQLQGSKFADKVILAGRQPDEVLKNAYSAADIFIMPNIPVPGDMEGFGIVLLEANLANTPSVAADLEGIKDVIVNGKNGYKIKVRDAEAFASRVDEYAESDLKEEGRRCKEFVKENFSWNSVAERYISYLRKIINNK, from the coding sequence ATGAGCAAAGAACTCAGAATCCTTTACATTTCACACCTTCATCCTCCGGCTGATGCTCCCCTGGAGAATATGGGAGGTATGCAACGGGTAAGTATGCAGCTTACAGATGTTCTCAAAAGTAAGCCTGGTATCGATATTAAGACGGTTATCCAGCATGTGTCATGGAAAGGAGTGGAATGGAGAACCGCGCTGTTTCTGATCGGTCTTTACTTCAGATTGCCAAAGATCGTTGAAAAGTATAAACCTGATGTGATCCTTTTCTCATCGATGGTAACTGCGAGTCTGGCGGCTATGCTCCGGAAAAAGATCAGTGTACCTATGGTGACGATAAATCACGGGCAGGATGTAACGATGCCGGTAGGTCTGTATCAGAAATTTATACCCAGGGTATTCACTGCCCTCAATGGAGTGATCTCAGTATCGGAGGCCACCCGGCAGGAATGTATTAAAAGAGGTATGGATCCCGATAAAGGAGTTGCCCTGCCAAACGGTTTTGATATGAGCGACCTGGAAGAATCACCGGAAAAGGGACCGGCCCGGAAAAATATAGAAGAACAATTTGAAATCGATCTCACGGGTAAGACTCTTCTTTTAACGGTGGGAAGGCAGGTGAAAAGGAAAGGACATTCATGGTTTATCGCAGAAGTATTACCACGCATAAAAAGTAATGTGATTTACCTGGTGATCGGAGACGGTCCGGAGCACGAGAACCTGAAGAGGCAGCTGCAGGGTTCTAAATTCGCTGACAAAGTGATCCTCGCAGGGAGACAACCGGATGAAGTCCTTAAAAATGCATACTCAGCAGCGGATATATTTATAATGCCGAATATTCCGGTACCGGGCGACATGGAAGGATTTGGTATCGTATTGCTGGAAGCGAACCTGGCAAATACTCCTTCTGTTGCAGCAGATCTCGAAGGAATTAAAGATGTGATCGTAAATGGCAAAAACGGCTACAAGATAAAAGTTCGTGATGCAGAGGCCTTTGCTTCCAGGGTAGATGAATATGCGGAGTCAGATTTAAAAGAGGAAGGCAGAAGATGCAAAGAGTTTGTAAAAGAGAACTTTTCATGGAACTCAGTAGCAGAAAGATATATTTCATATCTTAGAAAGATCATAAATAATAAATAA
- a CDS encoding N-acetyltransferase family protein, whose product MSGTGVTIATSSSEKKEFVDFLYRHYEKDKYFVPPLRMDQHKLIDTSKNPFYENAEIVLFLAEKDGETVGRIAAIIDHRYNDHHNSQTGHFGFFECINDQHTANLLFRVATDWLRDKGMKDVMGPASPSMMDVIGILVDGYFKYPFVMMPYNKKYYDELITNAGFEKSMDLYAYMVDQDSVDNNRMGRAMEIVKKRNPGLHIREVQLKKMDREIEIIREIFNKAWADNWGFIPLSEAEFQAAGKDLKMIVDQKYAHIAEIDGKPVAFSVAIPDINQILKDMDGKLFPFGIFKILLGKRKIDMLRTALMGVLPEYQGRGIDAVLHQMAIQNGLEHGVVGSELSWILETNTQMIRVAERIGGTLDKTYRIYSKTL is encoded by the coding sequence ATGAGTGGCACCGGAGTAACGATCGCGACCTCTTCCAGTGAAAAAAAGGAGTTCGTTGATTTTCTCTACCGTCATTATGAGAAGGATAAATACTTCGTGCCGCCACTTCGTATGGATCAGCATAAACTGATCGATACCAGCAAAAATCCATTTTATGAGAATGCTGAGATCGTACTATTTCTGGCAGAGAAGGACGGGGAAACGGTTGGGAGAATAGCCGCTATTATTGATCACCGGTACAACGATCATCATAATTCACAGACCGGGCATTTTGGTTTCTTTGAATGCATAAATGACCAGCACACGGCAAATCTGCTCTTCAGGGTGGCAACCGACTGGTTACGTGATAAGGGAATGAAGGACGTAATGGGACCGGCCAGCCCTAGTATGATGGATGTGATCGGAATTCTTGTGGACGGGTATTTCAAGTATCCGTTCGTAATGATGCCTTATAACAAGAAATACTACGACGAGCTGATCACGAATGCCGGATTCGAGAAGAGTATGGACCTTTATGCGTACATGGTTGATCAGGATTCAGTGGATAATAATCGGATGGGTCGTGCTATGGAGATCGTTAAGAAAAGAAATCCGGGCCTGCATATCCGGGAAGTGCAGCTGAAAAAAATGGACCGGGAGATCGAGATCATCCGTGAGATCTTCAATAAAGCATGGGCAGATAACTGGGGATTTATACCGCTTAGCGAAGCAGAATTTCAGGCAGCCGGAAAAGATCTGAAGATGATCGTGGATCAAAAGTATGCTCATATTGCCGAGATCGATGGAAAGCCGGTAGCCTTTTCGGTAGCTATACCTGATATAAATCAGATCTTGAAAGATATGGATGGCAAGCTGTTCCCTTTTGGTATCTTTAAAATTCTGCTGGGCAAGAGAAAGATAGATATGCTGCGGACCGCACTAATGGGAGTACTGCCGGAATATCAGGGGAGAGGTATTGATGCGGTATTGCATCAGATGGCTATTCAGAACGGTCTTGAACACGGGGTCGTCGGTTCGGAACTCAGCTGGATACTGGAGACCAATACTCAGATGATAAGAGTAGCTGAGCGTATCGGCGGAACTCTGGACAAAACTTACAGGATCTACTCCAAGACATTATAA